In Oryza glaberrima chromosome 8, OglaRS2, whole genome shotgun sequence, the following are encoded in one genomic region:
- the LOC127782986 gene encoding cytochrome P450 78A9-like, with translation MDMDSSPSTQDCGGWLLYVSLAAKCGGDPCRVVGFVAVAVVAFAVTSLLHWLSPGGPAWGRYWWNRRGGLGIAAAIPGPRGLPVLGSMSLMAGLAHRKLAAAAGGSPARRRLMALSLGETRVVVTADPGVARELLASAAFADRPVKESAYGMLFHRAIGFAPYGTYWRALRRVASTHLFSPRQVSASAAQRAVIARQMVEAMRSAAAAAGGGVAARPFLKRASLHNVMWSVFGRKYELAAPESEETAELRSMVDEGYDLLGQLNWSDHLPWLAPFDLQKTRSRCSSLVPRVNRFVTRIIDEHRARLSLAVDAAVDFTDVLLSLHGGDKLSDADMVAVLWEMIFRGTDTVAVLIEWVAARLVLHQDVQARVHDELDRVVGSDRAVTESDASKLVYLQAVIKEVLRLHPPGPLLSWARLATSDVHVGGFLIPSGTTAMVNMWAITHDPAVWPDPNKFKPERFVAGPSSDQAAEFPIMGSDLRLAPFGSGRRSCPGKSLAIVTVGFWVATLLHEFDWLPLSDKSRGVDLSEVLKLSCEMATPLEARLRPRRKV, from the exons ATGGACATGgactcgtcgccgtcgacacAGGACTGTGGCGGCTGGCTGCTGTacgtctccctcgccgccaaATGCGGCGGCGACCCTTGCCGCGTCGTCGGCttcgtcgccgttgccgtcgtcgccttcgccgTCACGTCGCTCCTGCACTGGCTGTCGCCCGGTGGCCCGGCGTGGGGGAGGTATTGGTGGAACAGGAGGGGTGGTCTGGGCATTGCTGCCGCCATTCCTGGGCCCCGTGGGTTGCCCGTGCTCGGCAGCATGTCGCTCATGGCGGGACTCGCGCACCGgaagctcgccgcggcggcggggggctcgccggcgaggcggcgcctcATGGCGCTGTCTCTCGGGGAGACACGGGTGGTGGTCACCGCCGACCCCGGCGTCGCGCGGGAGCTCCTCGCCAGCGCGGCGTTCGCCGACCGGCCGGTGAAGGAGTCCGCGTACGGGATGCTGTTCCACCGCGCCATCGGGTTCGCGCCCTACGGCACGTACTggcgcgcgctccgccgcgtCGCGTCCACGCACCTCTTCTCGCCGAGGCAGgtgtccgcctccgccgcgcagCGCGCAGTGATCGCGCGCCAGATGGTGGAGGCCAtgaggtccgccgccgccgccgccggtggcggcgtggcggcgaggcCGTTCCTGAAGCGCGCGTCGCTGCACAACGTGATGTGGTCGGTGTTCGGGAGGAAGTACGAGCTGGCGGCGCCGGAGAGCGAGGAGACCGCGGAGCTGAGGAGCATGGTGGACGAAGGCTACGACCTCCTCGGCCAGCTCAACTGGTCCGACCACCTCCCATGGCTCGCACCCTTTGACCTCCAGAAGACGCGGTCAAGGTGCTCGTCCCTTGTCCCCCGCGTCAACCGCTTCGTCACCCGCATCATCGACGAGCACCGTGCTCGCCTcagcctcgccgtcgacgccgccgtcgacttcaccgacgtccttctctccctccacggcggcgacaAGCTCTCCGACGCCGACATGGTCGCCGTCCTCTGG GAGATGATCTTTCGAGGGACGGACACGGTGGCGGTCCTGATCGAGTgggtggcggcgaggctggtGCTGCACCAGGACGTGCAGGCCAGGGTCCATGACGAGCTGGACCGAGTGGTCGGGTCGGACCGGGCAGTGACCGAGTCGGACGCGTCCAAGCTGGTCTACCTCCAAGCGGTGATCAAAGAGGTCCTGCGCCTCCACCCGCCGGGCCCACTGCTCTCGTGGGCACGTCTCGCCACGTCGGATGTACACGTCGGCGGGTTCCTCATACCCTCCGGGACCACCGCCATGGTGAACATGTGGGCCATAACCCATGACCCTGCCGTTTGGCCCGACCCGAACAAGTTCAAGCCAGAGAGGTTCGTCGCAGGGCCCTCGTCGGACCAGGCCGCGGAGTTTCCGATAATGGGGTCGGATCTCAGGCTCGCGCCGTTCGGGTCAGGAAGGCGAAGCTGCCCCGGCAAGTCGCTCGCCATCGTCACCGTCGGATTCTGGGTTGCCACGTTGCTACACGAGTTCGATTGGCTTCCCTTGTCAGATAAGTCGCGCGGCGTCGATCTGTCGGAGGTGCTGAAGCTGTCGTGCGAGATGGCAACCCCGCTGGAGGCGAGGCTAAGGCCGCGACGCAAGGTGTGA